CGCTATGTTCTTTGATGGGCGATAGCCTGGCCTTTCGCCTGGCGGCGATTCTTTTCCCGATTTTCGGCATCGTCGCGGCGGGCTATTTTTACGCTCGCCACCACAAGCCGGAAATGGCCGTCGCCAACCGGTTGAATATGGATGTCTTCGTGCCGGCTCTGGTCTTTGCCGCGATGGCCGGCAAGTCCTTCGATCTGGTCGCCTATGCGCCGCTGGCGCTCGGCGGCTTGCTGGTTCTCGCCACCTGTGGGCTGCTCGCCTGGCCGCTCGCCCGCCTGCTCGGCATCCAGCCCAAAACGCTGGTGCCGCCAATGCTGTTCAACAACTCCGGCAACATCGGCCTGCCCCTTGCAGTGCTGGCCTGGGGTGATAGCGCCTTGCCGGCGGCGGTGATCCTGTTCATGGTTGAAAACACCCTGCACTTCTCGTTTGGGGCGCGCTTGCTCGACCCCACGACGCGAGTTCTCGGCTTGTGGCGTGTGCCCGTGCTATTTGCGGCCATCGCGGGGTTGGCTGTTGCTCTGCTCAAGATTTCTATCTGGCCGCCGTTGCTGACGGCAATCAAGATGCTCGGGGATGTATCGGTACCGCTGCTGTTGTTTGCCCTCGGCGTGCGCATGACTGACGTTTCTTTTCGCGACTGGCGGCTGGCGCTGGGCTGCGCCGTGCTCAGGCCGCTCGCCGGGATGCTGATCGCCGCCGGCATTATCCAATTGCTTGGGCTGCAGGGAAGGGATGCGGCCATGCTGTTCGTGTTCGGCGCACTGCCACCGGCTGTGCTCAACTTCCTGTTCGCCGAGCGCTACAAGCAGGAGCCACAGCGTGTTGCGTCTATTGTCCTGATCGGCAATCTGGCCGCATTGATTTTTCTGCCCCTGGCGCTCGCCTGGGTGTTGTAATGTCTTCGGCCTAGCGGCCGTAGCGGTCCATCTGGCGGCGATCACGCTTGGTCGGCCGACCATGGATATCAGCCGCCGGGTCCTGGATGAACTGCCGGCCTTCCCGCGCCGCTTGGCGGGCGCTGATGCTGTCGAGGGTTTCCTCGTAAAGCAGTCGGGCTTCCGGGGCGGGGCCGCGTTTTTCCGAGAGTATCCTTACCGTCACTGTCCAACGCGTTTCGCTGTTGGCGATGTCCAGTTGGTCACCGGGCTTGATCTCGCGGGCAGGTTTGGTGGCGGCGCCATTGACCTTGACTTTGCCACCGCTGACGGCATCGCTGGCCAGGGAGCGCGTCTTGAAAAAACGCGCAGCCCACAGCCATTTATCGACGCGCAGGCCGCTCACTTGGGGAGTGTGGACTCGCCGGCGTAGAGTTGTTCGACGGTTTCGCGCTGGCGAATGACGTGGATCTGGTCGCCATCAACCATGACTTCAACGGCGCGGGGCCGGGTGTTGTAGTTGGAGGCCATGGCCATGCCATAAGCGCCGGCCGACATGACCGCCAGCAGGTCGCCCGCTTCGGCGGCGAGGGGGCGATCCTGGCCGAGGAAGTCGCCGGTTTCACATACCGGACCGACGATGTCGTAGGTGGCGGTGGCACCGGCCCGCGGCACAACGGGCAAAATGTCGTGCCAGGCTTCGTAGAGTGCCGGCCGCATGAGGTCATTCATGGCAGCATCGATAATGGCGAAATTCTTCGCCTCGCCCTGTTTGAGGTATTCAATGCGGGTCAGCAGCAGGCCGGCATTGCCGACCAGCCGGCGACCCGGTTCAAGGACAACCTGCAGGCCGCGCCCGGCCAGCTTGTCGAGGAGCGGCGTCAGGTAGGCGGCAACGGTTGGTTGCACCTGGTCGGCGTTGTACTTGATGCCGAGGCCGCCACCAAGGTCGAGGTGGTGGATGCGGATGCCTTCGGCGGCCATCTGGTCCACCAGGGCCAGAATCCGGTCAAGGGCTTCGACGAAGGGTGACGGATCGAGCAGTTGCGAACCGATGTGGCAGTCGATCCCGGCGACTTCGATGTGGGGCAGGGCAGCAGCGCGGCGATAGAGGGCTAGCGCGCTGTCGTAGGCGACGCCGAACTTGGCCCCCTTGAGGCCAGTGGAGATGTAGGGGTGCGTCTTCGGATCGACGTTGGGATTGACGCGCAGGCTGATCGGCGCCTTCTTGCCGCATTGGCCGGCGACTTCGTTGAGGCGTTCGAGTTCGGGGGCAGATTCGACGTTAAAGCAGAAAATGCCGACGTCGAGAGCCAGTTTCATTTCGTCGGCGGTCTTGCCGACGCCGGAAAAAACGACTTTTTTAGGGTCTGCACCAGCCGCTAGCACGCGCTGCAGTTCGCCACCGGACACGATGTCGAAGCCGGCGCCGAGGCGGGCAAAGACGTTGAGGATGGCGAGATTGGAGTTGGCCTTGACGGCGTAGCAGACGAGCGCATTTTTTCCAACGGGGTGGCTGCCCAAGACGTCATGGAATTCGCCTAGAGAGGCCTCCAGTGCGGCACGGGAATAAACATAGGCGGGTGTTCCGAATTGCTCGGCAATGGCCGGCAGGGAGACGGATTCGGCGTGCAGAACGCCATTTTTCAGGGCAAAGTGGGTCATTGGGCTTGAGGGCTGGTGGGCGTGCTAACATTCTTGGCAGTGCCAAGCAGGGGCTCTGGCGCCGGGCCGGGTGGTCGTTCAAGCCGGCCTTTCATGCCACAGGCGGCAAGGCTCAGGATAATCAGCAAGGCGGCGATTCTGGACATGTTCGGGGCGCGGTCAGCGAAGAGCGGGATGGTAGCACACGATGGATGACAAGGAATTCAACACCCTGGCTGATGCCACCCTGGCCAGGATCGATGCGGCACTGGAGGCCAGTGGGGCAGATGTCGATTGCCAGCTGGCGGCCGGGGGCGTTCTCGAAATCGAGTTTGACGACGGTAGCAAGATCATCGTCAACCGTCACGGAGTGGCTCGGGAAATCTGGGTGGCAGCCCGTTCGGGCGGCTTTCATTTTCGCTGGGACGGTGCCGTCTGGCGCGATACCCGTGATGCGGCCGAACTGATGTCCAAGCTGTCGGCGCTCGCCAGCCAGCAAGCCGGCGAGACCATCGACCTCTCCTGATCAGTCGCTGGGTGGGGCGCTGAGGTCCGGTTTGGGCAGCGGTGCGGCTTCGTGGGCCTCTTCTTCGGCGCTCTTCTCCTTGGCGTTCTCGGCGTAGATGTAGCTGCGTTCCTTGCCTTCGCCAAAGGCGATCAGCCCCTCCGGTGCTTGCGGCAGGGCCATTGGGACATCCTTGAGCGCCCGATTCATGTAACCGATCCAGATGGGCAGGGCAGCGGCGCCGCCGGTTTCCTTGTCGCCGAGCTTTTTGGGCTGGTCGAAACCTATCCAGGCGCAGCCACTGACGGTCATTTGATAACCGCAGAACCAGGCATCCACATATTCGTTCGTGGTGCCGGTCTTGCCGGCCAGATCCTGTCGCTTGAGGATGGCTGAAGCCTTGGCGGCCGTGCCATAGATGGTGACGTCGCGCAGCATGGCATCCATCAGGAAGGCATTGCGCGGATCGATGACGCGATTTTCTTCGCTGCCAGATTCGCTGGGGGCCGAGACAGCCAGGACCTGATTGCCACCGTCGCGAATCTCGCGGACGACAAAGGGATTGACCCGGAAGCCGCCGTTGGCGAAAACGGAATAGGCCGTCACCATCTGCCACGGGGTGACTGACCCGGCACCAAGAGCCATGGTCAGGTAAGGCGGATGCTTGGCTGCATCGAAGCCAAAGCGCGTGGTGTAGTCCTGGGCGTAGGTGGTGCCGATCGATTGCAGGATACGGATGGAAACCATGTTCTTCGATTTGGCCAGTGCCGTACGCATGCGCATCGGCCCCTCGTATTTGCCGTCGTAGTTGTGCGGCTCCCAGGCGGCGGTGCCAGTCTGGCTGGCCGGGATGACGATGGGTTCGTCGGCGATGATGCTGTTCGGGCTGTAGCCTTTTTCCAGCGAGGCCGAGTAGATGAACGGCTTGAAGCTCGAGCCGGGCTGGCGCCAGGCCTGAGTGACATGATTGAATTTGTTGCGGTTGAAATCGAAGCCGCCGACCAGCGCTCGAATTGCCCCATCCTTTGGATCGACGGCGACGAAAGCAGATTCGACCTCGGGGAGCTGGCTGACCTGCCAGCCGCCCTTGTCGTCCTTTTGCAGGCGAACGATGGCACTGCGCCTGAGGCGTTTGTTCGGCGGGGCCTTGTCATCGAGCATCTTGGCCGCAAATTTGATGGCATCGCCGGTCAGCGTGGTGATTTCTCCCCCTTTGCGGTAGACCTTGATGCTCTTGGCGTCGGCGGCCAGTACCAGGGCAGGAATGAGGTCGCCGGCGTCGGCAATGTCCTGTAGAGCTTCGTCGATGGCCTCGTCCTGGTCGGACTTGATGCCCTTCATGTCGAGATAGGATTCGGCTCCCCGGTAGCCGTGGCGTCGATCGTAATCCATGACGCCCTTGCGCAGGCTGGTGTAGGCAGCTTCCTGTTCGGCCTTGATGAGGGTCGTATAAACCTTCAGGCCACGTGAGTAGACATCTTCGGGGAAGCGCTCGGCGGTGATCTGTCGGGCCATTTCAGCGACGTATTCGGCATGCACTGAGTAGTCGGACAGTTCGCGCTTGACGATGAGTGGCTCCTTGAGCGCCGCGTCGTACTGGGCTTCGGTGATGTGCCCCAGTTCGCGCATGCGGCGCAGGACGTAGTGCTGACGAAGTCTGGCCCGATTGGGGTTGACGATCGGGTTGTAGGCCGAGGGGGCCTTGGGCAGGCCGGCCAGCATGGCTGCCTCGGCAATCGAAATATCCTTGAGTTGCTTGCCGTAGTAGATCTGTGCCGCCGCGGCGAAACCATAAGCGCGCTGGCCGAGGAAAATCTGGTTGATATACAACTCGAAAATCTGGTCTTTCGACAGGTT
The DNA window shown above is from Dechloromonas sp. HYN0024 and carries:
- the cyaY gene encoding iron donor protein CyaY → MDDKEFNTLADATLARIDAALEASGADVDCQLAAGGVLEIEFDDGSKIIVNRHGVAREIWVAARSGGFHFRWDGAVWRDTRDAAELMSKLSALASQQAGETIDLS
- a CDS encoding lipoprotein translates to MSRIAALLIILSLAACGMKGRLERPPGPAPEPLLGTAKNVSTPTSPQAQ
- a CDS encoding penicillin-binding protein 1A; amino-acid sequence: MFLAGLVAIGVAMALIVLVLAYPNLPSLEVLTDYRPKIPLRVYTADGFLIGEYGEERRAVVAIGEVPDVMKHAILAAEDDRFYQHGGIDYTGVVRAIGANLIGGGKRQGASTITQQVARNFFLTGEKTYTRKLYEALLSFKIENNLSKDQIFELYINQIFLGQRAYGFAAAAQIYYGKQLKDISIAEAAMLAGLPKAPSAYNPIVNPNRARLRQHYVLRRMRELGHITEAQYDAALKEPLIVKRELSDYSVHAEYVAEMARQITAERFPEDVYSRGLKVYTTLIKAEQEAAYTSLRKGVMDYDRRHGYRGAESYLDMKGIKSDQDEAIDEALQDIADAGDLIPALVLAADAKSIKVYRKGGEITTLTGDAIKFAAKMLDDKAPPNKRLRRSAIVRLQKDDKGGWQVSQLPEVESAFVAVDPKDGAIRALVGGFDFNRNKFNHVTQAWRQPGSSFKPFIYSASLEKGYSPNSIIADEPIVIPASQTGTAAWEPHNYDGKYEGPMRMRTALAKSKNMVSIRILQSIGTTYAQDYTTRFGFDAAKHPPYLTMALGAGSVTPWQMVTAYSVFANGGFRVNPFVVREIRDGGNQVLAVSAPSESGSEENRVIDPRNAFLMDAMLRDVTIYGTAAKASAILKRQDLAGKTGTTNEYVDAWFCGYQMTVSGCAWIGFDQPKKLGDKETGGAAALPIWIGYMNRALKDVPMALPQAPEGLIAFGEGKERSYIYAENAKEKSAEEEAHEAAPLPKPDLSAPPSD
- a CDS encoding RNA-binding S4 domain-containing protein, translating into MRVDKWLWAARFFKTRSLASDAVSGGKVKVNGAATKPAREIKPGDQLDIANSETRWTVTVRILSEKRGPAPEARLLYEETLDSISARQAAREGRQFIQDPAADIHGRPTKRDRRQMDRYGR
- a CDS encoding AEC family transporter — its product is MGDSLAFRLAAILFPIFGIVAAGYFYARHHKPEMAVANRLNMDVFVPALVFAAMAGKSFDLVAYAPLALGGLLVLATCGLLAWPLARLLGIQPKTLVPPMLFNNSGNIGLPLAVLAWGDSALPAAVILFMVENTLHFSFGARLLDPTTRVLGLWRVPVLFAAIAGLAVALLKISIWPPLLTAIKMLGDVSVPLLLFALGVRMTDVSFRDWRLALGCAVLRPLAGMLIAAGIIQLLGLQGRDAAMLFVFGALPPAVLNFLFAERYKQEPQRVASIVLIGNLAALIFLPLALAWVL
- the lysA gene encoding diaminopimelate decarboxylase — protein: MTHFALKNGVLHAESVSLPAIAEQFGTPAYVYSRAALEASLGEFHDVLGSHPVGKNALVCYAVKANSNLAILNVFARLGAGFDIVSGGELQRVLAAGADPKKVVFSGVGKTADEMKLALDVGIFCFNVESAPELERLNEVAGQCGKKAPISLRVNPNVDPKTHPYISTGLKGAKFGVAYDSALALYRRAAALPHIEVAGIDCHIGSQLLDPSPFVEALDRILALVDQMAAEGIRIHHLDLGGGLGIKYNADQVQPTVAAYLTPLLDKLAGRGLQVVLEPGRRLVGNAGLLLTRIEYLKQGEAKNFAIIDAAMNDLMRPALYEAWHDILPVVPRAGATATYDIVGPVCETGDFLGQDRPLAAEAGDLLAVMSAGAYGMAMASNYNTRPRAVEVMVDGDQIHVIRQRETVEQLYAGESTLPK